One Clostridium sp. CM027 genomic window carries:
- a CDS encoding DUF2207 domain-containing protein, translating into MKKGFTIIFTKMFLAIVLFTLSTFGQQVYASGTKTYNLSRYAINVIVNKDGSANFEERLTYNFDGKFNGVTRDVDFSFTKGIKDKKVYVLENDNLKELQLNPGNSLDATGKPGTYNFIEEGTLARLKLFEVSKNQEKTFVIKYKLIDAVTKYKDTAEFNRKIIDSRWKTRLDNIKIKITLPPGATKEELKIFTHGPLIGESSILDNRTVEFTVPTVSPGTFIETLVLFPINLVPGSSNVVDETALPRIMANEATLADEANKTREESRKEVQQQVEMQSQRKSVGNPLAIVLILLWFPIIYYIYIKYDKEIKPNFYGKYYRELPGDYTPAEMSVLMSFGKVNTRDVMATLMDLARKKKLIISQNKITKKGFFNSKEIDKYVITLNEKAPSITLKTHEEFLISWFIGKIGNGNYVALDEIKDYVKEKSEALEFKADYDKWNTLACEEAAKNDFFDQTCKKGILLGTLTGFSYLLIGIAVTLLLFTPIAVVAIIQGVIMVIFSTLIKRRTAYGNEQHAMWQSFKNFLKDFSRLDKAEIPSIILWEHYLVYAISLGVAKEVIKQLPIVFSDEDLNNNNNLTYMYGASYGYFSGFGAMFDDTIHTVEGAISTAQSVASSENSSSSGGGGGFSGGSSGGGGGCGGGGAF; encoded by the coding sequence AATAGTAAATAAGGACGGTTCAGCTAACTTTGAAGAGCGGCTTACTTATAATTTCGACGGTAAGTTTAATGGAGTTACTAGAGATGTTGATTTTTCTTTTACAAAAGGCATAAAAGACAAAAAAGTTTATGTACTGGAAAATGATAATTTGAAAGAACTTCAGCTAAATCCCGGTAATTCTCTTGATGCCACAGGTAAACCAGGCACCTATAACTTTATAGAGGAAGGAACCTTGGCGAGGCTTAAGCTTTTTGAGGTTTCAAAAAATCAAGAAAAAACCTTTGTTATAAAATACAAGTTAATTGATGCTGTTACAAAATATAAGGACACTGCAGAGTTTAACAGAAAGATAATTGACTCTAGGTGGAAAACTAGATTGGATAACATAAAAATAAAAATAACACTTCCACCTGGAGCTACAAAAGAGGAGTTGAAAATATTTACTCATGGGCCCCTTATAGGCGAATCTTCCATATTAGATAACCGTACTGTAGAATTTACTGTGCCTACAGTGTCACCGGGTACTTTTATAGAAACCCTGGTTTTATTCCCTATAAATCTTGTTCCTGGATCGAGTAATGTAGTAGATGAAACTGCACTACCTAGAATAATGGCAAATGAAGCTACCCTTGCGGATGAAGCAAATAAAACAAGAGAGGAATCAAGGAAGGAGGTGCAGCAGCAGGTTGAAATGCAATCGCAGCGTAAATCTGTAGGCAACCCTCTAGCAATAGTTCTCATACTGTTATGGTTTCCAATAATTTATTATATATATATAAAATATGATAAAGAAATTAAACCAAACTTTTATGGCAAGTATTACAGGGAGCTTCCGGGTGATTATACCCCCGCAGAAATGAGTGTTTTAATGTCCTTTGGCAAAGTAAATACTAGAGATGTAATGGCTACCCTTATGGATCTTGCAAGAAAGAAGAAACTTATAATTTCTCAAAATAAGATTACTAAAAAGGGTTTCTTTAATAGTAAGGAGATAGATAAATATGTAATTACCTTAAATGAAAAAGCACCATCAATAACTTTAAAGACGCACGAAGAGTTTTTGATAAGCTGGTTTATAGGTAAAATAGGAAACGGAAATTATGTTGCCCTTGATGAAATAAAGGATTATGTTAAAGAAAAGAGTGAAGCACTAGAATTTAAGGCTGATTATGATAAATGGAATACACTCGCATGTGAGGAAGCTGCTAAAAATGATTTTTTTGATCAAACCTGTAAAAAGGGAATCTTACTTGGAACATTAACAGGATTTTCTTATTTATTAATTGGAATAGCTGTTACATTACTACTGTTTACTCCAATTGCTGTAGTTGCCATAATTCAAGGGGTTATAATGGTGATTTTCTCAACATTAATAAAAAGAAGAACAGCATATGGAAATGAGCAGCATGCAATGTGGCAGTCCTTCAAAAACTTTTTAAAAGACTTCAGCAGATTAGATAAAGCTGAAATTCCGTCTATTATATTATGGGAACACTATCTTGTATACGCCATTTCTCTTGGCGTCGCAAAGGAAGTTATAAAACAGCTTCCTATTGTTTTCAGCGATGAGGATCTAAATAATAATAATAATCTCACCTATATGTATGGGGCAAGCTATGGTTACTTCAGTGGCTTTGGTGCAATGTTTGATGATACTATCCATACCGTGGAGGGTGCAATTTCCACAGCACAAAGCGTTGCAAGTTCTGAGAATTCATCATCTTCTGGTGGTGGTGGTGGCTTTAGTGGCGGTAGTTCCGGTGGCGGTGGCGGTTGTGGCGGCGGTGGCGCATTTTAA
- a CDS encoding LemA family protein, with protein sequence MRNSWSQIDVQLKRRFDLIPNLVEIVKGYANHERSTFEEVTSARTNYLSSNTPGDMMKANGELTQVLGKLFAVAEAYPELKANTNFLELQGELSKAEDKISYARQFYNDVAMDYNNSVQMFPSSLIASMFSFKEEPFFNVDEKEKATPQIKF encoded by the coding sequence GTGAGGAATTCATGGAGCCAAATAGACGTACAACTAAAAAGAAGATTTGATCTTATCCCTAACCTAGTTGAAATTGTAAAAGGCTATGCTAATCATGAACGTAGTACCTTTGAAGAAGTAACCTCAGCCAGAACTAACTATCTTTCCTCAAATACACCTGGCGATATGATGAAGGCTAATGGTGAGTTAACACAGGTTCTTGGAAAATTGTTTGCTGTAGCAGAAGCATATCCAGAACTTAAGGCAAATACAAATTTTCTTGAGCTTCAGGGAGAATTGTCAAAAGCAGAGGATAAAATTAGCTATGCAAGGCAATTTTACAACGATGTTGCTATGGATTACAATAACTCTGTACAAATGTTTCCATCAAGTCTGATTGCAAGCATGTTTAGTTTCAAAGAAGAACCTTTCTTCAATGTGGATGAGAAAGAAAAAGCTACTCCGCAGATTAAGTTTTAG
- a CDS encoding thiamine pyrophosphate-binding protein: MRIADAIIKTLSLNEVNYVFGIPSATFAGILDALNDSDIEFIITKNEAGATYCATKYSDLSNKLGVCMLAGGVGVNNAINGIADAQRNKLPMLVINGDIKRSFMGKGALQEFDNIKLLSSLTKYSKNILNEDEVIEEIEKAITIAMTPPCGPVALSIPFDIQNNEFKGILPTNKIVIEAMQFDEKSLKEAINEINNTQKGLILVGRGSRGISKEIKALSEKLKWPVMSTPNGKGIVHTDFPYYIGNYGFCSADGAVEYVEKEQFGCLLILGSSLGQAATRDYNDILVKDRKVIRIDWDVAEFNKVFKEDISVCCDLKQAVTLISNNVSVKENPFIKPLMNKPYVKNHTGMSLRLFTEKISDLLPADTCFVSDMGDFFNCLFKYMPIKETMDFQTSINYACMGTGVGGVVGSYLANPDRTYAVMVGDGGFYMNGMEILTAKEYNIPIIYFVVNNSMLGLVNNGLNVLYGRSCKGKVKFAKKSIASIAEAMGVEAIQITSNEEVDNIKDLLHNRTQPLLIELVTDGSEIVIDTDRLQKVKSSPAESCADSKRMNLN; this comes from the coding sequence ATGAGAATAGCTGACGCTATAATAAAGACACTTTCACTTAATGAAGTGAATTACGTATTTGGAATACCATCTGCAACATTTGCGGGTATACTTGATGCTTTAAATGACAGTGATATAGAATTTATAATAACAAAGAATGAAGCAGGGGCTACTTACTGCGCTACAAAATATTCTGATTTATCAAATAAATTAGGGGTATGTATGTTGGCAGGTGGTGTAGGTGTAAACAATGCCATCAATGGAATTGCAGACGCGCAAAGAAATAAACTTCCTATGCTTGTTATAAATGGGGATATAAAAAGGTCTTTCATGGGCAAAGGTGCTTTGCAAGAATTTGATAATATAAAATTGCTTAGTAGCTTAACAAAATACTCGAAAAATATTCTAAATGAAGATGAAGTTATTGAAGAGATTGAAAAAGCGATTACAATAGCCATGACACCACCATGTGGTCCCGTTGCATTATCAATTCCTTTTGATATTCAAAATAATGAATTTAAAGGAATTCTTCCTACTAATAAAATAGTCATTGAAGCAATGCAGTTTGATGAAAAAAGTTTAAAAGAAGCTATTAATGAGATTAATAATACTCAAAAGGGATTAATCTTAGTTGGTAGAGGTTCAAGAGGTATTAGTAAAGAAATAAAAGCATTAAGCGAAAAACTTAAATGGCCTGTAATGTCTACACCCAATGGTAAAGGGATTGTGCACACAGACTTCCCTTATTATATTGGAAATTATGGATTTTGTTCAGCAGATGGAGCTGTGGAGTATGTAGAGAAAGAACAATTTGGTTGTCTATTAATCCTTGGTTCATCTTTAGGACAAGCTGCAACAAGGGATTACAATGATATTCTCGTTAAAGATAGAAAAGTTATAAGAATAGACTGGGATGTAGCGGAGTTTAATAAAGTTTTTAAAGAAGATATTTCTGTTTGTTGCGACCTAAAACAAGCAGTAACTTTGATTAGTAACAATGTATCAGTAAAGGAAAATCCATTCATTAAACCTTTGATGAATAAGCCTTATGTAAAGAACCATACAGGGATGTCTTTAAGACTATTTACTGAAAAAATATCAGACTTACTGCCTGCGGATACTTGTTTCGTAAGTGATATGGGGGATTTTTTTAATTGTTTATTTAAGTATATGCCAATAAAAGAGACAATGGATTTTCAAACAAGTATAAATTACGCATGTATGGGAACCGGTGTAGGGGGAGTTGTAGGTTCATACTTAGCTAATCCTGATAGAACATATGCCGTAATGGTAGGCGATGGTGGATTTTACATGAATGGAATGGAAATACTAACAGCTAAAGAATATAATATACCTATTATCTACTTTGTTGTAAATAATTCAATGTTAGGACTTGTTAATAATGGATTAAATGTACTATATGGTAGAAGTTGCAAAGGCAAAGTTAAATTTGCTAAAAAAAGTATAGCTTCTATTGCAGAAGCCATGGGAGTAGAAGCTATACAGATAACCTCGAATGAGGAAGTTGATAACATAAAGGACTTGCTACACAATAGAACACAACCATTACTTATTGAATTAGTTACTGATGGTTCAGAAATTGTTATAGATACTGATAGATTACAAAAAGTTAAATCATCTCCTGCGGAGAGCTGTGCAGATTCGAAGAGGATGAATTTGAATTAA
- the murQ gene encoding N-acetylmuramic acid 6-phosphate etherase: MDILNLKKLTTESRNENTMDIDKISTLEMVKIINNEDKKVAEAVEKELPKIVEAIDCITLRMYKGGRLIYIGAGTSGRLGILDASECPPTYGISEELVQGIIAGGKQAMFSAKEGAEDSKELAVKDLKNKNITANDTIVGLAASGRTPYVIGGLEYANEIGALTISVTCNANSQVSKTSKISIEPVVGAEVVTGSTRLKSGTAQKLVLNMLSTGVMIKLGKVYGNLMVDVKSTNEKLVERAKLIICEATGVAIEEASEVLNKTDFDVKLSIFMILSKLNKEEAKIILDENKGYIAKALNNI; the protein is encoded by the coding sequence ATGGATATATTAAACTTAAAAAAACTAACAACAGAAAGTAGAAATGAAAATACCATGGACATAGATAAAATTTCAACCTTAGAAATGGTGAAAATAATAAATAATGAAGATAAAAAGGTAGCAGAAGCCGTGGAAAAGGAACTTCCTAAAATAGTAGAAGCCATAGATTGTATAACTTTAAGAATGTATAAAGGTGGGAGATTAATTTATATAGGTGCAGGAACTTCCGGAAGACTTGGAATTTTAGATGCATCAGAATGTCCACCTACATATGGAATTTCTGAAGAACTAGTACAAGGGATTATAGCAGGTGGTAAACAAGCTATGTTTAGTGCAAAGGAAGGCGCTGAGGATTCTAAGGAACTCGCAGTAAAAGATTTGAAAAATAAAAATATAACAGCGAATGATACAATAGTAGGACTTGCAGCATCAGGTAGAACTCCATATGTTATAGGAGGACTAGAGTATGCAAATGAAATAGGAGCATTAACCATTTCAGTTACTTGTAATGCTAATTCACAAGTTTCAAAAACATCGAAAATATCAATAGAACCAGTAGTTGGAGCAGAAGTTGTGACAGGATCAACAAGATTAAAATCAGGAACAGCTCAGAAACTAGTACTAAATATGTTATCAACAGGGGTTATGATAAAGCTAGGTAAAGTATATGGCAACCTTATGGTAGATGTAAAATCAACAAATGAAAAACTAGTTGAGAGAGCTAAGTTAATAATTTGTGAAGCAACGGGAGTAGCTATTGAAGAAGCATCCGAAGTATTAAATAAAACAGATTTTGATGTTAAGCTTTCAATATTCATGATATTATCAAAGCTTAATAAAGAGGAAGCAAAAATCATATTAGATGAAAATAAAGGATATATAGCAAAAGCACTAAATAATATCTAA
- a CDS encoding PTS transporter subunit EIIC has protein sequence MVNKDIAKNLVELVGGKSNIKSVTNCMTRCRLELNDLSKAKIDKIKKSEGALGVVESEGQLQVIYGPGKVNKVTEEVTKILGGNPVIGEDAVAETKNKLKEKNNTKFKNILKKLGNIFIPLIPLFVASGLVLAVNNIAGVYLGDVYKTTTAAQIIGLIGNGVFSILSILVGVNAAKEFGSQMPMMGGVLGGILSSAALAKITLFGTALTPGRGGIISVILVVSLACYIEKVCRKFVPDVLDLFVTPLVTLTLSVLVAIFILQPIGGFVSDSIGIVVAQTIASDNMIISVISGSVSGGLFLPLVMTGMHQALTPIHADLIANVGFTVLLPILATAGMAQVGATIAVLRKTKNERLRKVAKNGLIPGFLGIGEPLIYGVTLPLGKPFVGACFGAALGGAVMAIFKVGAVALGVSGLPLALLIANGKMPVFLLGVLVSYIGGYFFTNMLGFEDPVE, from the coding sequence ATGGTAAATAAAGATATTGCTAAAAACTTAGTGGAGCTAGTTGGAGGGAAAAGTAATATAAAATCTGTTACAAACTGTATGACGCGATGCAGATTAGAACTTAACGATCTTTCAAAAGCTAAAATAGATAAAATAAAAAAATCTGAAGGAGCCCTTGGAGTGGTTGAGTCAGAGGGACAGTTACAAGTTATTTATGGCCCAGGAAAGGTAAATAAGGTAACTGAAGAAGTAACAAAAATACTTGGGGGAAATCCAGTTATAGGTGAAGATGCAGTAGCAGAAACTAAAAATAAATTAAAAGAAAAGAATAACACTAAGTTTAAAAACATACTTAAAAAACTAGGGAATATATTTATTCCCTTAATACCACTATTCGTAGCTTCTGGGCTTGTACTTGCAGTTAATAATATAGCAGGAGTATATTTGGGTGATGTATATAAAACCACAACAGCAGCTCAAATAATAGGGCTTATAGGTAATGGCGTATTCTCTATATTATCAATTTTAGTTGGTGTAAATGCAGCTAAAGAATTCGGTTCACAAATGCCAATGATGGGTGGAGTATTAGGTGGTATTCTATCATCAGCAGCACTTGCAAAGATAACTCTTTTTGGAACAGCATTAACTCCAGGACGTGGGGGGATTATTTCAGTAATATTAGTAGTAAGTTTAGCTTGTTACATTGAAAAGGTTTGCAGGAAGTTTGTACCAGATGTGTTGGATTTATTCGTTACACCACTCGTTACACTTACACTTTCGGTTTTAGTAGCAATATTTATACTTCAACCAATTGGGGGATTTGTTTCAGATAGTATAGGAATAGTTGTAGCTCAAACTATTGCATCCGATAATATGATAATATCAGTTATATCAGGATCAGTATCAGGAGGGTTATTCTTACCACTCGTTATGACAGGAATGCACCAAGCATTAACTCCAATACATGCAGATTTAATAGCTAATGTTGGATTTACAGTATTACTTCCTATATTAGCTACAGCTGGAATGGCGCAGGTAGGAGCTACTATAGCAGTACTTAGAAAAACAAAAAATGAAAGATTAAGGAAAGTAGCTAAAAATGGATTAATACCAGGATTTTTAGGAATAGGAGAGCCATTAATATATGGAGTAACATTACCACTTGGAAAGCCATTTGTTGGAGCTTGTTTTGGAGCAGCACTAGGTGGAGCAGTTATGGCAATATTTAAGGTAGGAGCAGTTGCATTAGGTGTATCAGGATTACCACTCGCATTATTAATTGCAAATGGAAAAATGCCAGTATTCTTATTAGGTGTATTGGTATCATATATAGGTGGATATTTCTTTACTAACATGTTAGGTTTTGAAGATCCAGTAGAATAA